Proteins found in one Odontesthes bonariensis isolate fOdoBon6 chromosome 11, fOdoBon6.hap1, whole genome shotgun sequence genomic segment:
- the LOC142391878 gene encoding diphthamide biosynthesis protein 3-like, with amino-acid sequence MSVFHDEVEIEDFEYDEETETFYFPCPCGDRFAITKEDLENGEEVATCPSCSLIVKVIYDQELFVSGEIIEAPSASEHKLQPAQS; translated from the exons ATGTCGGTGTTTCACGATGAAGTTGAGATCGaagactttgagtacgatgagGAGACGGAGACGTTTTATTTCCCGTGTCCCTGCGGGGACCGCTTCGCTATAACTAAA GAGGACCTGGAGAACGGGGAGGAGGTGGCCACCTGTCCCAGCTGCTCGCTCATTGTTAAAGTCATCTATGATCAG GAGTTGTTCGTGTCCGGAGAAATCATCGAGGCTCCGTCGGCCtcggagcacaaactgcagccgGCTCAGTCCTGA